From Anopheles arabiensis isolate DONGOLA chromosome 3, AaraD3, whole genome shotgun sequence, a single genomic window includes:
- the LOC120900347 gene encoding cytochrome P450 4d1-like — MFWLVTLLAVYVAYLLLRYHQQRQKLLAIRAKFGGPESSYFLGTFYLFKDKSIPDIFDLVVGLHKRYGQDVAIIGAFNDLVLDLSSSKNVEKILLAKTTKKSFVYDYLEPWLGTGLLISFGEKWFQRRKIITPAFHFKILDQFIDVFNEEADVLISKLEKHVGKGEFDIYDYVTLYALDSICATSMGVRIHAQDDPNNEYAQAVKQMSVFFLRRVFSLLRQFPSLFFLYPFAREQGRVIKKLHHFTNTVIESRRAQLEQEQRLGKQEFDVNEEDLYSKRRNTFLDQLLKVSIDGKPLSTADIREEVDTFMFEGHDTTTSGIAFTILHLAKHQDVQQRLYEEIDRMLGEEKTKVPLTNALLQDFKYLDMVIKESLRLVPPVPIIGRKLLEDMEINGAIIPAGTSISIKIFNIHRNRTVFPEPERFDPERFSEANEIKRGPYDYIPFSAGSRNCIGQRYALLEMKVTIVKLLASYRILPGESAGRIRYKTDLVIRPTEGIPVKLLKRTA, encoded by the exons ATGTTTTGGCTAGTCACGCTGCTGGCCGTGTACGTGGCTTATCTGCTGCTTAGGTACCATCAGCAACGGCAGAAGCTGCTGGCTATTCGGGCTAAATTTGGTGGCCCAGAGTCGAGCTACTTTCTTGGGACGTTTTATTTGTTCAAAGACAAAAGTATTCCAG ATATATTTGACCTCGTTGTTGGGCTTCACAAACGCTACGGTCAGGATGTGGCCATTATTGGTGCTTTCAACGATTTGGTGCTAGATCTGTCCAGCTCCAAGAATGTGGAAAAGATACTGCTTGCGAAAACCACGAAGAAATCGTTCGTGTACGATTATCTTGAGCCATGGTTGGGCACAGGGCTGCTGATCTCGTTCGGCGAGAAGTGGTTCCAGCGGCGCAAGATAATAACGCCAGCGTTTCACTTCAAGATATTGGACCAGTTTATTGACGTGTTCAATGAGGAAGCGGATGTATTGATCTCCAAGCTGGAGAAGCATGTTGGAAAGGGAGAGTTTGATATCTACGACTATGTGACGCTGTACGCGTTGGATAGTATCTGTG CAACTTCAATGGGTGTTCGCATCCATGCGCAGGACGATCCCAACAACGAGTACGCACAAGCCGTCAAGCAGATGAGCGTGTTCTTCCTACGACGCGTGTTCAGTCTGCTGCGTCAGTTCCCATCACTGTTTTTCCTGTATCCGTTCGCCCGGGAGCAAGGGCGCGTAATCAAGAAGCTGCACCACTTCACCAACACCGTCATCGAGAGCCGGCGGGCACAGCTCGAGCAAGAGCAACGGCTCGGCAAGCAGGAGTTTGACGTGAACGAAGAGGATCTTTATTCCAAGCGACGCAACACGTTCCTCGATCAACTGCTCAAGGTGTCGATCGATGGAAAGCCTCTCAGCACGGCCGACATTCGGGAGGAGGTGGACACGTTCATGTTCGAAGGGCACGACACGACCACGTCGGGCATCGCCTTCACCATCCTTCATCTGGCCAAGCATCAAGATGTGCAGCAAAGATTGTACGAGGAAATCGACCGAATGTtgggagaggaaaaaacgaAAGTTCCGCTCACGAACGCGCTGCTGCAAGACTTCAAGTACCTCGATATGGTGATAAAGGAATCGCTTCGGCTTGTACCGCCCGTGCCAATCATTGGGCGGAAGCTGCTGGAGGACATGGAGATCA ACGGCGCCATTATCCCGGCGGGCACATCGATTTCAATCAAAATCTTCAACATTCACCGCAACCGGACCGTGTTCCCCGAGCCCGAGCGGTTCGATCCGGAGCGGTTCTCGGAGGCGAACGAAATCAAGCGCGGCCCGTACGACTACATCCCGTTCAGTGCCGGCTCGAGGAACTGCATCGGACAGCGGTACGCGCTGCTGGAGATGAAGGTAACGATCGTGAAGCTGCTGGCCAGCTACCGGATCCTGCCCGGGGAGTCGGCAGGGCGGATACGGTACAAGACGGACCTGGTGATTCGACCGACCGAGGGCATACCGGTGAAGCTGCTGAAACGGACGGCGTGA